From Sus scrofa isolate TJ Tabasco breed Duroc chromosome 18, Sscrofa11.1, whole genome shotgun sequence, a single genomic window includes:
- the AQP1 gene encoding aquaporin-1 (The RefSeq protein has 1 substitution compared to this genomic sequence; stop codon completed by the addition of 3' A residues to the mRNA), translating to MASEFKKKIFWRAVVAEFLAMTLFIFISIGSALGFQYPVRNNQTSGAAQDNVKVSLAFGLSIATLAQSVGHISGAHLNPAVTLGLLLSCQISVLRAVMYIIAQCVGAIVATAILSGITSSLPGNSLGLNSLAPGVDSGQGLGIEIIGTLQLVLCVLATTDRRRRDLGGSAPLAIGFSVALGHLLAIDYTGCGINPARSFGSAVITHNFQDHWVFWVGPFIGGALAVLIYDFILAPRSSDLTDRVKVWTSGQVEEYDLDGDDINSRVEMKPK from the exons ATGGCCAGCGAGTTCAAGAAGAAGATCTTCTGGAGGGCGGTGGTGGCCGAGTTCCTGGCCATGACCCTCTTCATCTTCATCAGCATCGGTTCTGCCCTGGGCTTCCAGTACCCCGTGAGGAACAACCAGACTTCAGGTGCGGCCCAGGATAACGTGAAGGTGTCGCTGGCCTTTGGGCTGAGCATTGCCACGCTGGCCCAGAGCGTGGGCCACATCAGCGGCGCCCACCTCAACCCGGCCGTCACGCTGGGGCTCCTGCTCAGCTGCCAGATCAGTGTCCTCCGGGCTGTCATGTACATCATTGCCCAGTGTGTGGGGGCCATCGTCGCCACTGCCATCCTCTCAGGCATCACCTCCTCCCTGCCCGGCAACTCCCTTGGCCTGAACTCG ctGGCCCCTGGCGTGAACTCGGGCCAGGGCCTGGGCATCGAGATCATTGGCACCCTGCAGCTGGTGCTGTGCGTGCTGGCCACCACCGACAGGAGGCGCCGGGACCTTGGGGGCTCTGCCCCCCTTGCCATCGGCTTCTCTGTGGCCCTGGGACACCTGCTGGCG ATTGACTACACCGGCTGCGGCATTAACCCTGCCCGGTCCTTCGGCTCCGCGGTGATCACGCACAACTTCCAGGACCACTGG GTTTTCTGGGTGGGGCCGTTCATCGGAGGAGCCCTGGCCGTGCTCATCTATGACTTCATCCTGGCGCCGCGCAGCAGCGACCTCACAGACCGCGTGAAGGTGTGGACCAGCGGCCAGGTGGAGGAGTATGACCTGGATGGCGACGACATCAACTCCAGGGTGGAGATGAAGCCCAAATA
- the AQP1 gene encoding aquaporin-1 isoform X1, whose amino-acid sequence MASEFKKKIFWRAVVAEFLAMTLFIFISIGSALGFQYPVRNNQTSGAAQDNVKVSLAFGLSIATLAQSVGHISGAHLNPAVTLGLLLSCQISVLRAVMYIIAQCVGAIVATAILSGITSSLPGNSLGLNSLAPGVNSGQGLGIEIIGTLQLVLCVLATTDRRRRDLGGSAPLAIGFSVALGHLLAIDYTGCGINPARSFGSAVITHNFQDHWVFWVGPFIGGALAVLIYDFILAPRSSDLTDRVKVWTSGQVEEYDLDGDDINSRVEMKPK is encoded by the exons ATGGCCAGCGAGTTCAAGAAGAAGATCTTCTGGAGGGCGGTGGTGGCCGAGTTCCTGGCCATGACCCTCTTCATCTTCATCAGCATCGGTTCTGCCCTGGGCTTCCAGTACCCCGTGAGGAACAACCAGACTTCAGGTGCGGCCCAGGATAACGTGAAGGTGTCGCTGGCCTTTGGGCTGAGCATTGCCACGCTGGCCCAGAGCGTGGGCCACATCAGCGGCGCCCACCTCAACCCGGCCGTCACGCTGGGGCTCCTGCTCAGCTGCCAGATCAGTGTCCTCCGGGCTGTCATGTACATCATTGCCCAGTGTGTGGGGGCCATCGTCGCCACTGCCATCCTCTCAGGCATCACCTCCTCCCTGCCCGGCAACTCCCTTGGCCTGAACTCG ctGGCCCCTGGCGTGAACTCGGGCCAGGGCCTGGGCATCGAGATCATTGGCACCCTGCAGCTGGTGCTGTGCGTGCTGGCCACCACCGACAGGAGGCGCCGGGACCTTGGGGGCTCTGCCCCCCTTGCCATCGGCTTCTCTGTGGCCCTGGGACACCTGCTGGCG ATTGACTACACCGGCTGCGGCATTAACCCTGCCCGGTCCTTCGGCTCCGCGGTGATCACGCACAACTTCCAGGACCACTGG GTTTTCTGGGTGGGGCCGTTCATCGGAGGAGCCCTGGCCGTGCTCATCTATGACTTCATCCTGGCGCCGCGCAGCAGCGACCTCACAGACCGCGTGAAGGTGTGGACCAGCGGCCAGGTGGAGGAGTATGACCTGGATGGCGACGACATCAACTCCAGGGTGGAGATGAAGCCCAAATAG